The nucleotide window ATTTTTCAAGGATCTCCCCCTTGTAACCGGCGCGATGAATGTTAAGGTCAACAGCCTCTTGATGAAGGGGAGGGCAAACTACATATGCCTTAACAGATATCATCAGCATTTTGATATGGTTTCATTCCTGAAACCTGAGATGATGGAACAGAGGATGCTCATTGACGCTTGGCTTAATAAGACAGTAACAGGGGACAGGGCAGAACTCTCATGGATGGAGGATGATGCGCCTCTCTGGGATATGCTCTCCTCATCATCAGACAGGTGCAAGGGCTCTGACTGCCCGCACAGGGATGACTGCTTTATCATTAGTTTAAGGAGACTCGCTGCAAAGGCAGACATCATCATAGTAAACCACCACCTCTTCTTTGCAGACCTTATGTTAAAATCTGACGGTTTTGGTGAGATCATACCAAGGTTTGAGGCGGTTGTTTTTGATGAGGCGCACAGGGTGGAGGACATTGCAACCTCTTACTTTGGTGCATCCTTAAGCACCGGTCAGATACTCGACCTTGCAGCAGATGTTCAGAAAGAGGCAGAGGTTAACAAGCCGGGTACCCCTGAAAACATGATGATGAATATTGCCGCATTAAAGGCAGGCATTGCACAGATTAATTCCTTCTTTCTTGATGCCCCTGAAAAGGGGAGACTTAACATAGATAAAATAGAGTCTGAACATAAAACCGCCCTTGACTCAATTAAAAAAGGGTTGAAGTATATACAGGGGAATTTTGAAAACTCGCTCTCTGCAAGGGCGCATGAGCTTGAGGACAACCTCAACCTTATCTTCAGCAGGGGAAAGGATAACTGGCTCGAATGGTATGAAAAGAGGAAAAGGGGTGTTGCATTTCATGCCTCTCCCCTTGATATCTCGGTAAACATGCGTGAACAGCTCTACCGGAATGTCAAAACCATAATCTTTACATCTGCGACACTCTCAACAGGCGGGACATTTGATTACATAAGGTCAAGGCTGGGCATACCTGAAGAGGCCGGCGAGGCCATATATCCCTCCCACTTCAATTTTATGGAACAGGTACTCTTCTACATACCTCATGATCTTCCCCTGCCAAACAGTGATGAATTTGTGCCCGCAATTACAGGGAGGATAGCCGAAATACTCAGGCTTTCATCGGGCCGAGCCCTTGTGCTTTTTACCAGTTATAATAACCTTAATTCGGTTTATAACGCGCTTAAAGGAAAAATCTCCTACAGGATACTCAGGCAGGGTGAGGCCCCGAAGAATACCCTGCTTGAGGATTTTAAAAGGAATACCGGTTCTGTGCTTATGGCCACAGGCTCTTTCTGGGAGGGGGTTGATGTACCAGGTGAGGCGTTGAGCTGCCTTATAGTAGATAAACTACCATTTGATTCTCCGGGGGACCCCATTGTGGGAGCGCGAATAGACATGATAAACACCCGGGAAGGAAACCCATTCATGGAATATCAGGTGCCGTCAGCTATCATCTCGCTCAAACAGGGGCTTGGGAGGCTCATAAGAAAAAGCACTGATCGCGGCATCCTTGCGGTGCTTGATAAACGTATAGTAAAGAGCAGTTATGGCAGGTTTTTTATAAAAAGCCTTCCGGAGATGAAAATAGTAAATGAACTGAAGGCTCTTGAAGGTTTTTTTAACTCCTGAATTTTGCACCGGGTTTCGACGTTGTAGATACCTTGTGAAAAATCCAGTTTGTAATCAACCTGATTAAATAGGAGATAATCTTGAAAGTTAAACCCTGGAAACTTCTCTCCAGCATAAAAGAAAAATCATACAAAATATTTGATCTCAGGATTGACCGTGCTGTTTCACCCCGCACAGGTGAGGAGCATGACTTTTACATATTTGAATCCCATGAGTGGGTGAATATAATCCCCGTAACAAAGGACAGGGAAGTTGTGCTGATAAAGCAATACAGACACGGGGTTAGAGATGTGGTGCTGGAGATCCCCGGAGGCATAGTTGAACCAGGAGACACACCCCTTGATGCGGCCATAAGGGAATTAAAAGAGGAGACAGGCTACACCGCAAAAGAGATGGTCCTTCTGGGTCGAACCCATGCCAACCCTGCCTTTATGAATAACAGGTGCTACTCATACCTTGCACTAGACAGCTTTCCGGATGGTGCCCAGGACCTTGATGACAAGGAGGATATAGAGGTGTTATTGCGTCCCCTTGATGATATTCCGAGGATGATAAGGGAGGGAGAGATAACTCACTCCCTTATCCTTGCGGCATTTTACCGCTATTATATGGAATATCAGCGGTGTGTTAACAGCCGTCCTCCATCTTGTCTATAAGTTTAAGGAAAAATGCCAGGGGAAAGCCTAATATAATAAGTGCCCCTGCAAGGGTAATACCTGTGCCTATAGAATATGCCTCGCCCATGTAGCCAAGGGCTGTTGGAAGCAGCCCACCCCCCAGTACAAGGGCCGCAGGCGTTACCCATGATGTAGCAAGGCTCCGGTAATCAGGCTGTACAATGCGTGAAAGGGCTGCAAACCCCGGGGGGAAATAGCAGGCGATAAGTGCAGGCTGTAAAAAGACCATCACCTTGAGCCATGCGCCTGATAAAAGCCCCAGGAACAGTGTAACAACCCCTGAACAGAGCAGAAAAAAGGCTATTGCCTTTTTCTCTCCAAATTTATCTGTAATCCATCCCGAAAAAAAGGTCATAAAGAGTGCGGATATCTGCGCTGTGCCAACCAGCGTGTTGGCTGTCTCCGCATTAAGCCCCCTTTCTGTAACAAGATAAAGCGGCATCATGGTATAAACACCCAGTTGGCCCCCTATGCCCATTGAAAAAAGGACTATGAGTAACCAGAATGACCTCTGTGCAAGTATGAAGCGCGCAAGCTTCACCTTTGGGGCATCACCGGGGAAATCACCTATCCTTGATATCAGGAGCGTGATGGCCATTAAAAAGACAAACACTGCTATCCCGCCCATGAGAAATCGCCAATTGAACCAGTGAAGTATGAATACAACAAGGAGCGGCCCAAGTATGAGGCTCATGGGAGGCGCAAGCTGCTGCACAGCAAGGGCCTTGCCCCAGTCTGGTCGGCTCACAATTGCTGTTATGATAGCGGTTATGGACGGAAGGTTAAACCCGGCTGCAATACCTATTACCAGCATGGCAAGCCTTATTGTGGCAAGAGATGTCATTGTTACACATACTAAAAGTGCTGCTGCCACACAAAATATAGATAATGTAAGGGTGCCCCTGTGGTTTATCCTTGAGGAGACAAACCCGGAGGAAACCGCCCCGATCATAAAACCAATGGAGCTTATAAGGAAGATGGAGCCTGCCTGCCCCGTGCTTATGCCGAGGTCAGCCGATATTGTGGGGAGAAGCGGAGAAAAGATAAAACGGCTGATGAATGTAAGGAAAAAAATGAGCGTAAGATATAAAATGCTCCAGAACATGGACTGAAAGGTCTCGGGTATGGGACATGATTTGTCAGACATATGGCCTCCAATGATGCTTTTCATTAATAAATAGAGCAATGTAATAAGATTCGTAAACTATATTCACTCCCCCCTGAATTTTCAAGGGCGATCCAAACCTTTCCACCATATACTTTGATCAGTTTTATAAGATTGACAGACTCATATTTATTTTTTACGCTATATCACAAATTGTATAAGGAGCTTGTTCCATATATGCCGACAGTATTGAGGATTGGGTCTTTTAGATTTCATTTCTATTCGGATGAAGGAAAAGAACCGCCTCATATTCATATAGATACACCAGACGGTGAATGCAAATTTTGGCTTGATCCTGTCAGGTTGGCGCGTAATAAGGGAATATCTCCAATAACATTAAGAATTATTGAGAAGCTGATTTTTGAAAATATTACTTTTTTAAAGGGAAAATATGATGAAAACCGCAGCTATTAAAATTGATACTGTTGAACCTACAGCCATCAATGCCTGGGCTGAGAAAAGGACTATTTTTATTGAGTTAACAGATGGCCGTATTATCGGTTTTCCAGCAGATCGGTTTAAAATTCTTTCGAAAGCAAATGATGACCAGCTTAAAGAAGTTACATTGCGATTAAATGGCTTTGCATTACGCTGGGAATCCCTTGATGAAGACATTACTGTTCCGGGCATAGTTGCTGGCAATTTTCAATTGCCCTACATTAAAGCATCTTGATCTTCCATTGGTGCCTGTCTTTTTTGTTATTAATGTCACCCATTCTTAAACTTCTTCTCTTGTTCCCATGGTCACAGTGGGAATGATTTAATTTGACGCTCCGCATCTTGTTAATGAATACGTTTCTTAACAATATGATATTTAAATTACCCTTCAATCACCCCAAAAAATATCAATTTATCTATTAACATGCCACCCCTTTGGGATTTAATACAATTTCCTTAGCTCTAGAACACAGGCAAGAAAAGCACCATAGGTGCGGTGTATTAATAGCACTATATGTGCGTCATTTTCATCAGCGCCATCGGGGCAACATATTAACTTGAAAGTGCAGGGTTGAATTTATTCAAATAGTTAACTAATATACAGCGATGCTTAAGATTGGAAACATAGAACTTGAAAACAGATTTATCCTTGCGCCTATGGCCGGGGTCACAAACCTCCCTTTTCGTCTTATAATAAGAAGGCTCGGGGCAGGTCTTGTTTACAGTGAAATGGTTAGCGCCATGGGTCTTTACATGAACCAGAAAAAGACCATGGAGTATTTAGTAAGTGACCCGGCAGAAAGGCCACTTGCTGTCCAGATATTCGGTTCTGACCCTTCTGTTATGGCAATGGCAGCACAGGTAGTGGTAAAAAGCGGTGCCGATATTGTGGATATTAACATGGGGTGTCCTGTGAAAAAGGTAACAAAGACCGGGTCAGGGGCGGCCCTGCTTAAAAGTCTGGACAGGGCGAAAAAGATCATTACAGCAGTCAGGGCTGCATGCGCGGCTCCACTTACTGTAAAAATCAGGTCAGGCTGGACATCTGATTCCATAATCGCATGCGATGCTGCAAGAATGATAGAGGAATGCGGTGCCAATGCCGTCATAATCCATGCACGCACAGCGAGCCAGGGTTACTCAGGCCATGCAGACTGGGACATTATCACACGTGTAAAGGAGAGCGTAAAGATTCCTGTAATAGGTAATGGTGATATAAACGAACCTTACGATGTCTTTAAAATGATGGAAAGAACAGGGTGCGATGGCGTAATGATAGGCAGGGCAGCATCACGCAACCCCTGGATATTCAGGCAGGCTATAGAGCTTGAAAAGGGTAACCCCATTTATGAGCCAAACATCCCTGAAAGAAGGGCGCTTATCATGGATCAGTATAAGTGCCTCACCGCCTGCATTGGCGACAGAAAGGCAATGCTCTGCATGAGGGGGCTCATGCTCAAATACACAAAGGGACTCCCTGGCAGCAGCAAATTCAGGGAGGCATTTACACAGATCAAGGATTTTGATTCACTCATATCTGTAATGGACAGGTATTTCAGTGCACTTGAGGAGAGGATGGCTTGAAGGTAAAGCTTGCAAGATCAGCAGGTTTCTGCATGGGTGTACGCCGCGCAATGGAGATGGTGCTTGCAGAGGCAAACAGGCATGAGGAGGTGCCACTCTATACCTATGGCCCGCTTATACACAATACCCAGGTTATTGATCTCTTAAAGGCCAAGAAGGTCCAGGAGGTTAATGACATAAAAGGGCTTAAGAGCGGGACAGTGCTTATCAGGGCGCACGGTATCCCGCCTGAAGAAAGAACCATATTAAAGGAATCCGGCCTGAAGATAATAGATGCCACCTGCCCCAGGGTTGCAAAGGTGCAGGCCATAATCAGGCGTCATGCCAAAAAAGGCTATACTACAGTAATCGCCGGAGACAGAGACCATGCAGAGGTAATAGGACTTGTGGGGTATGCAGAGGGAAAAGCTATCGTTATTAACAGCCCTGAAGAGCTTTCACAGGTGCCTGACTCAGAAAAGATTTGCCTTGTTGCCCAGACGACCCAGAACGAAGAGCTGTATGAAGAGATAGTAAAAAAAGTTCAGGAACGTTTTTCTGATGCTGCCATCTTTAACACCATATGCGAGGCAACAAGCGAAAGGCAGTCTGAGGTAAAGGAGATCGC belongs to Desulfatiglans sp. and includes:
- a CDS encoding ATP-dependent DNA helicase — translated: MTLSIHNIIIQPMNFIPLTIDKTLGKDGLLSRFLGDFEYRPAQVQMARIIDEALDLKNQVMIEAGTGVGKTMGYLVPIILSNKKTVISTGTKNLQEQIFFKDLPLVTGAMNVKVNSLLMKGRANYICLNRYHQHFDMVSFLKPEMMEQRMLIDAWLNKTVTGDRAELSWMEDDAPLWDMLSSSSDRCKGSDCPHRDDCFIISLRRLAAKADIIIVNHHLFFADLMLKSDGFGEIIPRFEAVVFDEAHRVEDIATSYFGASLSTGQILDLAADVQKEAEVNKPGTPENMMMNIAALKAGIAQINSFFLDAPEKGRLNIDKIESEHKTALDSIKKGLKYIQGNFENSLSARAHELEDNLNLIFSRGKDNWLEWYEKRKRGVAFHASPLDISVNMREQLYRNVKTIIFTSATLSTGGTFDYIRSRLGIPEEAGEAIYPSHFNFMEQVLFYIPHDLPLPNSDEFVPAITGRIAEILRLSSGRALVLFTSYNNLNSVYNALKGKISYRILRQGEAPKNTLLEDFKRNTGSVLMATGSFWEGVDVPGEALSCLIVDKLPFDSPGDPIVGARIDMINTREGNPFMEYQVPSAIISLKQGLGRLIRKSTDRGILAVLDKRIVKSSYGRFFIKSLPEMKIVNELKALEGFFNS
- a CDS encoding NUDIX hydrolase, which translates into the protein MKVKPWKLLSSIKEKSYKIFDLRIDRAVSPRTGEEHDFYIFESHEWVNIIPVTKDREVVLIKQYRHGVRDVVLEIPGGIVEPGDTPLDAAIRELKEETGYTAKEMVLLGRTHANPAFMNNRCYSYLALDSFPDGAQDLDDKEDIEVLLRPLDDIPRMIREGEITHSLILAAFYRYYMEYQRCVNSRPPSCL
- a CDS encoding MFS transporter, giving the protein MSDKSCPIPETFQSMFWSILYLTLIFFLTFISRFIFSPLLPTISADLGISTGQAGSIFLISSIGFMIGAVSSGFVSSRINHRGTLTLSIFCVAAALLVCVTMTSLATIRLAMLVIGIAAGFNLPSITAIITAIVSRPDWGKALAVQQLAPPMSLILGPLLVVFILHWFNWRFLMGGIAVFVFLMAITLLISRIGDFPGDAPKVKLARFILAQRSFWLLIVLFSMGIGGQLGVYTMMPLYLVTERGLNAETANTLVGTAQISALFMTFFSGWITDKFGEKKAIAFFLLCSGVVTLFLGLLSGAWLKVMVFLQPALIACYFPPGFAALSRIVQPDYRSLATSWVTPAALVLGGGLLPTALGYMGEAYSIGTGITLAGALIILGFPLAFFLKLIDKMEDGC
- a CDS encoding DUF4160 domain-containing protein — protein: MPTVLRIGSFRFHFYSDEGKEPPHIHIDTPDGECKFWLDPVRLARNKGISPITLRIIEKLIFENITFLKGKYDENRSY
- a CDS encoding DUF2442 domain-containing protein; this encodes MKTAAIKIDTVEPTAINAWAEKRTIFIELTDGRIIGFPADRFKILSKANDDQLKEVTLRLNGFALRWESLDEDITVPGIVAGNFQLPYIKAS
- the dusB gene encoding tRNA dihydrouridine synthase DusB — its product is MLKIGNIELENRFILAPMAGVTNLPFRLIIRRLGAGLVYSEMVSAMGLYMNQKKTMEYLVSDPAERPLAVQIFGSDPSVMAMAAQVVVKSGADIVDINMGCPVKKVTKTGSGAALLKSLDRAKKIITAVRAACAAPLTVKIRSGWTSDSIIACDAARMIEECGANAVIIHARTASQGYSGHADWDIITRVKESVKIPVIGNGDINEPYDVFKMMERTGCDGVMIGRAASRNPWIFRQAIELEKGNPIYEPNIPERRALIMDQYKCLTACIGDRKAMLCMRGLMLKYTKGLPGSSKFREAFTQIKDFDSLISVMDRYFSALEERMA